One window of Arthrobacter oryzae genomic DNA carries:
- a CDS encoding SGNH/GDSL hydrolase family protein codes for MGSFPLLPDREGRRRFVALGDSFTEGVGDRSKRLPNGVRGWADRVAERLAKAEPGWEYANLAIRSKRLRHIIDEQLEPALAMEPTLVTLYAGGNDILDFGTDVDALMAEYEAAVARLAGTGATVVLFTGFDVKVSAVLEPLRKRNTAYNRRVREIAAKYNAVLVDYWCFDAFHDRRMWDSDRLHMSKAGHKYLAAQVLDHLGVPHKISPLEWDPPSKLSLREWEQRQRRWLHDWVLPLFGRKLRGVTLGDSLSPRWPEPVKVPRKGGLKKLVEKMPGPEPREN; via the coding sequence GTGGGTTCATTTCCTTTACTTCCGGACCGGGAAGGGCGACGGCGGTTTGTCGCCCTGGGGGATTCGTTCACCGAGGGCGTGGGGGACCGGAGCAAGCGGCTGCCCAACGGGGTGCGAGGCTGGGCTGACCGGGTGGCCGAAAGACTGGCCAAAGCCGAACCGGGGTGGGAGTACGCAAACCTCGCCATCCGCAGCAAGAGGCTTCGCCACATCATCGACGAACAACTGGAACCGGCGCTCGCGATGGAACCCACGCTGGTGACCTTGTACGCCGGGGGCAACGACATCCTCGATTTCGGCACCGACGTGGATGCGCTCATGGCCGAGTACGAAGCCGCCGTGGCCCGGCTGGCCGGAACGGGTGCCACGGTGGTGCTGTTCACCGGTTTCGATGTCAAGGTGTCCGCTGTCCTGGAGCCCCTGAGGAAGCGCAATACCGCCTATAACAGGCGCGTCCGGGAAATCGCGGCCAAGTACAACGCCGTGCTGGTGGACTACTGGTGCTTTGATGCGTTCCACGACCGGCGGATGTGGGATTCGGACCGGCTGCACATGTCCAAAGCCGGCCACAAATACCTCGCCGCCCAGGTCCTGGACCACCTGGGCGTGCCGCACAAAATCAGCCCGCTGGAGTGGGATCCGCCGTCGAAACTGAGCCTGCGGGAGTGGGAACAGCGGCAACGCCGCTGGCTGCATGACTGGGTGCTGCCACTTTTTGGCCGCAAACTGCGCGGTGTGACGCTGGGGGACAGTCTCAGTCCCCGGTGGCCCGAACCCGTCAAAGTCCCCAGGAAGGGCGGACTGAAAAAACTCGTCGAGAAGATGCCCGGGCCGGAGCCCCGGGAAAACTAG
- a CDS encoding FMN-binding protein, with protein MRIRAAISAALACAGILLAGWQSGIHVEATGSAAASTSAGANGATGADGSSGTTGSSGSSSSSSGSTTGSSSSGATGRGSGAAAEPTTGAAAKAGGTYAGSVVQTRFGAVQVQITVKAGAITDVEALQLTDDDRKSVQISNRAAPLLKAEVLAAQSADVQTIGGATVTSDAYLSSLQAAIDAANL; from the coding sequence GTGAGAATACGGGCAGCAATATCGGCAGCACTCGCCTGCGCAGGCATCCTCCTCGCCGGATGGCAATCAGGAATCCACGTGGAGGCTACGGGGAGCGCCGCGGCCAGCACGTCGGCGGGAGCCAACGGTGCCACGGGCGCCGACGGTTCGTCCGGCACCACAGGTTCTTCCGGTTCCTCGAGCTCCAGCTCGGGATCCACCACTGGATCCAGCTCGTCCGGCGCCACCGGGAGGGGCTCAGGCGCGGCAGCAGAACCCACCACGGGTGCCGCCGCAAAGGCCGGCGGGACGTATGCAGGAAGCGTGGTCCAGACCCGCTTCGGCGCGGTCCAGGTCCAAATCACGGTGAAGGCGGGGGCCATCACCGATGTAGAGGCCCTGCAGCTGACAGATGACGACCGCAAGTCCGTCCAGATCAGCAACCGGGCGGCACCCCTCCTTAAGGCTGAAGTCCTCGCCGCCCAGTCAGCCGACGTCCAGACCATCGGAGGCGCCACTGTAACCAGCGACGCCTACCTGAGCTCCCTCCAGGCGGCCATCGATGCAGCGAATCTCTGA
- the rpmB gene encoding 50S ribosomal protein L28: MAAHCQVTGAEPGFGHSISHSHRRNKRRFDPNIQKKRYWVPSLRRNVTLQVSARGIKTIDVRGIDVVVAAILARGVKL; the protein is encoded by the coding sequence ATGGCAGCACACTGCCAGGTGACCGGAGCCGAGCCGGGCTTTGGACACAGCATTTCGCACTCGCACCGCCGCAACAAGCGCCGGTTCGACCCGAACATCCAGAAGAAGCGCTACTGGGTTCCGTCCCTGCGCCGTAATGTCACCCTGCAGGTCTCTGCACGTGGCATCAAGACCATCGACGTACGTGGCATCGACGTTGTCGTCGCCGCAATCCTGGCACGAGGAGTGAAGCTCTAG
- a CDS encoding ABC transporter ATP-binding protein, translating to MAVLRATDLTLKYAQRTVVDGLDAEIPEGKVTMIVGANACGKSTLLRGLSRLLKPAAGTVMLDGKDIHSRSARDVARTLGLLPQHPTAPDGITVRDLVGRGRYPHQGFFRSLSPDDDAAVQRALEATETLELAGRNVDELSGGQRQRVWIAMALAQETDVLLLDEPTTYLDLAHQVEVLDLVTDLNRKRGTTVAIVLHDLNLAVRYADHVIAMKGGRIVAEGASTDVVTEDLVRDVFGLESRVLPDPVSGTPLIIPLGRHHTTATELELVS from the coding sequence ATGGCTGTTCTGCGCGCCACGGACCTCACCCTCAAATACGCCCAGCGCACGGTGGTTGACGGGCTTGATGCGGAAATTCCCGAAGGCAAGGTGACCATGATCGTGGGCGCCAATGCCTGCGGCAAGTCCACCCTGCTCCGCGGTCTGTCCCGGCTGCTGAAGCCGGCCGCCGGCACCGTGATGCTGGACGGCAAGGACATCCACAGCCGCTCCGCCCGCGACGTCGCCCGGACCTTGGGCCTCCTGCCCCAGCATCCCACGGCCCCGGACGGCATCACCGTCCGCGACCTCGTGGGACGCGGGCGCTATCCGCACCAAGGCTTCTTCCGTAGCTTGTCACCGGACGACGACGCCGCAGTGCAGCGCGCGCTTGAAGCCACCGAAACGCTGGAACTCGCCGGGCGCAACGTGGACGAACTGTCGGGCGGCCAGCGCCAGCGGGTCTGGATCGCGATGGCGCTGGCCCAGGAGACCGACGTGCTGCTCCTGGACGAACCCACCACGTACCTGGACCTCGCCCACCAGGTGGAAGTCCTGGACCTGGTCACGGACCTCAACCGCAAGCGGGGCACCACCGTGGCCATCGTCCTGCACGACCTGAACCTCGCGGTGCGCTACGCCGACCACGTGATCGCCATGAAGGGTGGCCGGATCGTGGCCGAGGGCGCCTCCACCGACGTGGTCACTGAGGACCTGGTCCGGGACGTCTTCGGCCTGGAATCGCGGGTGCTTCCCGATCCCGTTTCCGGCACTCCGCTGATCATTCCGCTCGGCCGGCACCACACCACTGCAACTGAACTGGAGCTCGTTTCATGA
- a CDS encoding FAD:protein FMN transferase: MGTVVSLTVPSTSGEDELVAATAVVEQLFAGLDETFSLYRPDSEANRIARAEIMLPDASEDMRRLYADAVGWRLVTEGAFTPERPDGVLDLSGIVKGYAIGEAGTSLLALGLRDWCLNAGGDVLVSGSPVPASAEAGTGTGTTVSGSREPWRAGIVDPADRRTLIAGYPLGGHPEAKLALATSGSAERGDHIWAAGGGTGAGRGPGTVAGGGRAAPAFRQVSVAAADIVTADVLATAIVAGGMPMLDRATDGWDIDVLAVRAGGGLVATPGFRR; the protein is encoded by the coding sequence ATGGGAACGGTAGTCAGCCTGACCGTTCCCTCAACCTCGGGCGAGGACGAGCTGGTAGCGGCCACCGCCGTCGTCGAACAGCTTTTTGCCGGGCTGGACGAGACGTTCAGCCTCTACCGCCCCGACTCGGAGGCGAACCGGATCGCGCGGGCCGAAATCATGCTGCCGGATGCGTCCGAGGACATGCGACGGCTCTACGCCGATGCCGTGGGCTGGCGGCTGGTGACCGAAGGGGCCTTCACCCCGGAACGGCCGGACGGCGTCCTGGACCTGTCCGGGATCGTGAAGGGATATGCCATCGGGGAGGCGGGGACATCCCTGCTGGCGCTGGGCCTTCGCGACTGGTGCCTTAATGCCGGCGGCGATGTCCTGGTCAGTGGATCGCCCGTGCCTGCGAGCGCCGAAGCCGGGACCGGGACCGGGACCACGGTATCCGGTTCCCGTGAGCCGTGGCGGGCAGGGATTGTCGACCCCGCGGACCGCCGCACCCTGATTGCCGGTTATCCGCTGGGCGGCCACCCGGAGGCGAAGCTGGCGCTGGCGACCTCCGGTTCCGCCGAACGGGGAGACCACATCTGGGCGGCTGGCGGAGGGACCGGAGCGGGCCGCGGGCCGGGCACCGTCGCCGGTGGCGGCCGGGCAGCTCCGGCGTTCCGGCAGGTATCCGTCGCTGCGGCGGACATCGTGACGGCCGACGTGCTGGCGACGGCGATCGTGGCCGGCGGGATGCCGATGCTGGACCGTGCCACGGACGGATGGGACATCGACGTACTGGCAGTCCGGGCTGGCGGCGGACTGGTCGCGACGCCGGGCTTCCGGCGGTAA
- a CDS encoding MarR family winged helix-turn-helix transcriptional regulator: protein MTEPRWLNADERRAWLAQLSINTLLPAALDTKMHAAGKLSLFDYNVLAMLSEAEGRFLPMSELAARTSASLSRLSHVVTKLQNRGWVERRPHPRDARVTTAHLTDAGMATIVELAPGHVEAVRSLFLDALTDRDVADLARIGEKIVGRLDADHWILRES, encoded by the coding sequence ATGACCGAACCCCGCTGGCTTAACGCCGATGAGCGCCGCGCCTGGCTTGCCCAGCTGAGCATTAACACCTTGCTGCCGGCGGCGCTGGACACAAAGATGCACGCGGCGGGCAAGCTTTCCCTCTTCGACTACAACGTACTCGCCATGCTCTCTGAAGCGGAAGGCCGCTTCCTGCCGATGAGCGAGCTCGCCGCCCGGACCAGCGCATCGCTGTCGCGGTTGTCCCACGTGGTCACCAAGCTGCAGAACCGCGGGTGGGTGGAACGCCGTCCCCATCCGCGCGACGCACGCGTGACAACCGCCCACCTGACCGACGCCGGCATGGCCACCATCGTGGAGCTGGCACCCGGTCACGTGGAAGCCGTCCGGTCGCTGTTCCTCGATGCCCTGACCGATCGTGACGTCGCCGACCTGGCCCGCATCGGGGAGAAAATCGTGGGCCGCCTGGATGCCGACCACTGGATCCTGCGGGAGTCCTGA
- a CDS encoding siderophore-interacting protein — protein MKTRDIATTEPMTLAFDVTVTAVQELSPNFRRITFGGYSLRDFGVHGGTLDLRVKLMIPSLAEDGTQLPLPVFQMEQSGWYREWLAMDPATRGSMRTYTVRQERLDAVYPEIDVDFVMHFDAAGNGGPAANWALGAKPGDALTIIGPNNRAAHCVTAEIYSGIEWRPGLAQRVLLAGDETAVPAISAILESLPAYMSGHAFLEVPEAGDFLDLKSDADVEITWLARGASIGRSRPHGELLQEAVRAAVPEPGWVGIKAASGGAGPEPEDVDVDQDILWETPARMETAAIAATKNPGMPAGAMPFYAWIAGEAGVIKEMRRYLVRDVGIDRKQVAFMGYWRQGKAEL, from the coding sequence ATGAAAACCCGCGACATTGCCACCACCGAACCCATGACCCTGGCGTTCGACGTGACGGTCACCGCCGTCCAGGAACTGAGCCCCAACTTCCGCCGCATCACTTTTGGCGGCTACTCCCTGCGTGACTTCGGCGTCCACGGCGGCACCCTGGATCTGCGCGTGAAGCTGATGATCCCGTCCCTTGCCGAGGACGGCACCCAACTGCCGCTGCCTGTTTTCCAGATGGAGCAGTCCGGCTGGTACCGGGAATGGCTGGCCATGGATCCGGCGACCCGCGGCTCCATGCGGACCTACACCGTCAGGCAGGAACGGCTCGACGCCGTCTACCCCGAAATCGACGTGGACTTCGTGATGCACTTCGACGCCGCGGGCAACGGCGGTCCCGCAGCCAACTGGGCACTGGGCGCCAAGCCCGGAGACGCGCTCACGATCATCGGCCCCAACAACCGCGCCGCGCACTGCGTCACTGCAGAGATCTACTCCGGCATCGAGTGGCGGCCGGGCCTGGCCCAGCGCGTCCTGCTCGCAGGAGACGAAACGGCAGTTCCCGCCATCAGTGCCATCCTCGAAAGCCTTCCAGCCTATATGAGCGGGCACGCGTTCCTTGAAGTCCCCGAGGCCGGCGACTTCCTTGACCTGAAGTCGGACGCCGACGTCGAAATCACCTGGCTGGCACGCGGCGCCTCGATCGGACGCTCACGTCCGCACGGCGAACTGCTGCAGGAAGCCGTCCGCGCCGCCGTACCCGAGCCAGGCTGGGTGGGCATCAAGGCCGCGTCCGGCGGGGCCGGACCGGAACCGGAAGACGTGGACGTGGACCAGGACATCCTCTGGGAAACGCCTGCCAGGATGGAAACCGCGGCCATTGCCGCCACGAAAAACCCCGGAATGCCCGCAGGAGCCATGCCGTTCTACGCCTGGATTGCCGGCGAAGCGGGAGTCATCAAAGAGATGCGGCGCTACCTGGTGCGCGACGTCGGGATCGACCGCAAGCAGGTGGCCTTCATGGGCTACTGGCGCCAGGGGAAAGCGGAGCTTTAA
- a CDS encoding YciI family protein: MYVVSLTYKVPEEIVDFHLKAHVEWLQDAFDRGIFIVAGRKIPRTGALLLSNADRASLDASLVKDPFYTNGVAEFDVEEFHAGRVAPGFENLLDS; encoded by the coding sequence ATGTACGTAGTCTCCCTGACCTACAAGGTCCCCGAAGAGATCGTCGATTTCCACCTCAAAGCCCACGTTGAATGGTTGCAGGACGCTTTCGACCGGGGCATCTTCATTGTGGCCGGCCGGAAAATCCCACGCACCGGCGCCCTGCTGCTCTCCAATGCGGACCGTGCCAGCCTGGACGCGTCACTGGTCAAGGACCCGTTCTACACGAACGGGGTGGCGGAGTTCGACGTCGAAGAATTCCATGCCGGCAGGGTGGCTCCGGGCTTCGAAAACCTGCTGGACAGCTAG
- a CDS encoding SGNH/GDSL hydrolase family protein has product MDFSARYVALGDSFTEGLGDDDPARPNGVRGWADRVAEQLCAADPSFGYANLAIRGRKLRQIMAEQVDAAVELKPTLVTIYAGANDIFRPRIDIDGLLAEYDAGIRKLSATGATVVMFTGFDARGSKVFGTMRGRTAIYNELVRGIAGDHGALLVDYWRFSEYYDWGMWAKDRMHMSAAGHANMAKRVLTVLEHDHSIDVPPMTPVPELSRADAIRANARWVREHAGPWVMRRVTGRSSGDGLQPRYSQLTRL; this is encoded by the coding sequence ATGGATTTTTCCGCCCGTTATGTAGCCCTGGGAGATTCGTTCACGGAAGGGCTCGGCGACGACGATCCGGCCCGGCCCAACGGTGTGCGCGGCTGGGCGGACCGGGTGGCTGAGCAGCTATGCGCCGCGGACCCGTCGTTCGGCTACGCCAACCTCGCCATCCGGGGCCGGAAGCTCCGGCAGATCATGGCCGAGCAGGTGGACGCCGCCGTCGAACTTAAGCCCACCTTGGTGACCATTTACGCCGGGGCCAACGACATTTTCCGTCCACGAATAGACATTGACGGCCTTTTGGCGGAGTACGACGCCGGCATCCGCAAGTTGAGTGCCACGGGTGCCACCGTGGTGATGTTTACGGGCTTTGATGCCCGTGGTTCGAAGGTTTTCGGCACGATGCGCGGCCGTACCGCCATCTACAACGAGCTGGTGCGCGGCATCGCGGGCGACCACGGCGCCCTGCTGGTGGACTACTGGCGCTTCAGCGAATACTACGACTGGGGCATGTGGGCCAAGGACCGGATGCACATGTCCGCCGCAGGACACGCGAACATGGCCAAGAGGGTGCTGACCGTCCTTGAGCACGACCACTCCATCGATGTGCCGCCCATGACCCCCGTCCCTGAGCTGAGCCGGGCGGACGCCATCCGGGCCAACGCCCGCTGGGTGCGGGAGCACGCCGGCCCCTGGGTGATGCGCCGGGTCACCGGACGGTCCTCGGGCGACGGCCTCCAGCCGCGTTACAGCCAGCTCACCCGCCTCTAA
- a CDS encoding FecCD family ABC transporter permease codes for MSRTTVNRTAVLAFAVVVLFAVSVLLGSYTVTIPDFFKILLAHLTGGPKIPGASFIVMENKLPRAVIGTMIGAAFGLAGALFQTMLRNPLASPDVIGISYGASAAAVTAIVVFGASGAVVSGAALAGALGVAALIYGISRGGALGSGGTGSAAGSRLILAGVGIAAALHAVVSFLMTRADIRTAADALVWLNGSLNSASWDRAGVLGLALLVLVPAAAALSGPLRILELGDDTAAGLGIRVGFTRLAVVVVAVALAAVATAAAGPVAFVAFLAGPIARRFTAKASLPASAFVGALIVLAADYFAANIAPLLLDGTVLPVGVVTGALGAPFLLWLLVTSNRKDA; via the coding sequence CTGAGCCGCACCACAGTGAACCGGACCGCAGTCCTGGCGTTCGCCGTCGTGGTCCTGTTCGCCGTCAGTGTGCTGCTGGGCAGTTACACCGTGACCATCCCGGACTTCTTCAAGATTCTGCTCGCCCACCTCACCGGCGGCCCCAAAATCCCCGGCGCAAGCTTCATCGTGATGGAAAACAAGCTTCCGCGCGCGGTGATCGGCACCATGATCGGCGCCGCCTTCGGCCTGGCCGGCGCTCTCTTCCAGACCATGCTCCGCAACCCGCTGGCCAGCCCCGACGTCATCGGCATCAGCTACGGGGCCAGCGCCGCCGCCGTCACGGCCATAGTTGTTTTCGGTGCGTCCGGCGCCGTGGTCTCCGGTGCGGCCCTCGCCGGTGCACTGGGTGTCGCCGCGCTGATCTACGGCATCTCGCGGGGCGGGGCCCTGGGGTCCGGTGGAACCGGCAGCGCCGCCGGCAGCAGGCTGATCCTGGCCGGCGTGGGCATCGCCGCAGCACTCCACGCCGTGGTCAGCTTCCTCATGACGCGGGCGGACATCCGCACCGCTGCCGACGCCCTGGTGTGGCTCAACGGCTCCCTCAACTCCGCCAGTTGGGACCGCGCCGGCGTGCTGGGGCTTGCACTCCTGGTCCTCGTCCCGGCCGCTGCAGCGCTGTCCGGCCCCCTGCGCATCCTGGAACTGGGCGACGACACCGCCGCCGGCCTGGGCATCAGGGTCGGGTTCACCCGTCTGGCTGTTGTGGTGGTTGCCGTGGCCCTTGCGGCAGTGGCGACAGCGGCAGCAGGTCCGGTTGCGTTCGTCGCCTTCCTGGCCGGTCCCATCGCCCGCCGCTTCACCGCGAAAGCCAGCCTTCCGGCGTCGGCCTTCGTCGGGGCACTGATCGTGCTGGCGGCGGACTACTTTGCCGCAAACATCGCGCCCTTGCTGCTGGACGGCACCGTCCTGCCGGTCGGCGTGGTCACCGGCGCCCTGGGCGCACCGTTCCTGCTGTGGCTGCTGGTCACTTCCAACCGAAAGGATGCCTGA
- a CDS encoding NADPH-dependent F420 reductase: protein MTDITIIGTGNMAAGIAARAASAGRSIQILSRDAVAASALASATNASVGTTGKDIEGSIVILATFFDVSKEIASRYGTTLDGKTIVDISNPVNTDTYDSLTVPAGSSAAEEIQALVPGANVVKGFNTVFAATLAAGEVAGQTLDVLLAGDSDEAKAAVASFINDSGLRAVDVGPLRRARELEAFQLLVVGLQLSDAHPEYNWNSALKLLP from the coding sequence ATGACGGACATCACGATCATTGGCACCGGCAACATGGCGGCCGGCATCGCCGCCCGGGCTGCCAGCGCGGGCCGCAGCATCCAGATCCTCAGCCGCGATGCCGTGGCTGCCTCCGCCCTGGCCTCCGCAACGAACGCCTCCGTCGGAACCACCGGGAAGGACATCGAAGGCAGCATCGTTATCCTGGCCACCTTTTTCGACGTGTCCAAGGAAATCGCCAGCCGTTACGGCACAACACTGGACGGTAAAACGATCGTGGACATCTCCAACCCCGTGAACACGGACACTTATGACTCCCTGACCGTGCCCGCCGGAAGCTCCGCGGCCGAGGAAATCCAGGCGCTGGTTCCCGGCGCGAACGTGGTCAAGGGCTTCAACACGGTCTTCGCCGCCACGCTGGCTGCCGGAGAAGTTGCCGGGCAGACCCTGGATGTCTTGCTGGCCGGCGATTCCGACGAGGCCAAGGCGGCCGTGGCCAGCTTCATCAATGATTCCGGGTTACGCGCCGTCGACGTCGGGCCGCTGCGCCGCGCGCGGGAGCTGGAAGCCTTCCAGCTGCTGGTGGTGGGGTTGCAGCTCAGCGACGCCCACCCGGAGTACAACTGGAACAGCGCGCTCAAGCTGCTTCCTTAG
- a CDS encoding ferredoxin reductase family protein: MNTQLLPALPAGSPGSRKGPGTFGARHRRRLLRADLLTTAAWASLAVAVALWLADGVATGFSTPAGAFTALGIVAGLAGMDLVLLMLLLAARIPLIDQTVGHDRALEFHRKLGKPSLYLLLAHGTLIATGYGLAEGLDPLSEAASLWVLVPDMWLAFISMALFVAVVVTSLVAVRRRFPYEFWYAVHLLTYAAVVTSLPHQFSVGGLFAEGTWQRWYWLAVCIATGAALLHYRVLEPLVATFRHQLTVSRVVQVAPGVVSIEMHGLRLNELAGTGGRFFIWRFLAPGLWWHPHPYSLSAEPLQFDSSGRGLLRITVRNLGRGSAQLAGLQPGTKVAVEGPYGIFSTAARSRDKVVMIGAGIGITPLRALLESTPFAPGQATVILRGRSEQELYLGDEILELARNRDSTVFHLTGVRSARQPGSWLPGHATDAGYRLTDYAPDIAAADVYVCGPAAWARNVLDDARASGVREDQLHYERFDW, translated from the coding sequence ATGAACACACAACTCCTCCCGGCGCTGCCCGCCGGTTCTCCGGGCTCGCGTAAGGGCCCTGGCACGTTTGGGGCCCGGCACCGCCGGCGCCTGTTGCGGGCGGACCTGCTGACGACGGCGGCCTGGGCTTCCCTTGCGGTCGCTGTGGCGTTGTGGCTGGCCGACGGCGTCGCAACGGGTTTCTCGACACCCGCCGGAGCGTTCACCGCCCTGGGCATTGTGGCCGGGCTGGCCGGCATGGACCTTGTCCTGCTGATGCTGCTGCTCGCGGCACGGATTCCACTCATTGACCAGACCGTGGGCCACGACCGCGCCCTGGAATTCCACCGGAAGCTTGGCAAACCGTCGCTCTACCTCCTGCTGGCGCACGGAACCCTCATCGCCACGGGCTACGGCTTGGCCGAGGGGCTGGATCCGCTCAGCGAAGCAGCTTCCCTCTGGGTGCTGGTGCCGGATATGTGGCTGGCCTTCATTTCGATGGCGCTCTTTGTCGCCGTGGTGGTGACGTCGCTGGTTGCCGTCCGCAGGCGCTTTCCTTACGAGTTCTGGTACGCCGTGCACCTGCTGACCTATGCCGCCGTCGTCACCTCGCTGCCCCATCAGTTCAGTGTGGGCGGGCTGTTCGCCGAAGGTACCTGGCAACGCTGGTACTGGCTGGCCGTATGCATCGCCACCGGCGCAGCCCTCCTGCATTACCGCGTCCTCGAGCCGCTCGTCGCAACATTCCGGCATCAGCTGACCGTCAGCCGCGTGGTCCAGGTGGCACCCGGTGTGGTCAGCATTGAGATGCACGGGCTGCGGCTCAATGAGCTGGCCGGAACCGGCGGAAGGTTCTTCATCTGGCGCTTCCTGGCTCCCGGCCTGTGGTGGCACCCGCATCCGTACAGCCTCTCCGCCGAGCCGCTGCAGTTCGATTCGTCAGGGCGGGGCCTGCTGCGGATCACCGTCCGCAACCTGGGGCGGGGATCGGCCCAACTTGCAGGCCTGCAGCCCGGGACAAAGGTCGCGGTGGAGGGACCATACGGCATTTTCAGCACCGCGGCACGGAGCCGGGACAAGGTGGTAATGATCGGTGCCGGGATCGGCATCACGCCACTCCGTGCCCTCTTGGAATCCACGCCTTTCGCACCGGGACAAGCCACCGTGATCCTCCGGGGCCGCAGTGAGCAGGAACTGTACCTCGGCGACGAAATCCTGGAACTTGCCCGGAACCGGGATTCCACCGTATTCCACCTGACGGGCGTCCGCTCGGCCCGGCAGCCGGGAAGCTGGCTCCCCGGCCATGCCACCGACGCCGGCTATCGGCTGACGGACTATGCCCCCGACATCGCCGCAGCGGACGTCTACGTCTGCGGCCCGGCGGCGTGGGCACGCAACGTTCTTGACGATGCCCGTGCCTCGGGTGTCAGGGAAGACCAACTCCACTACGAAAGGTTTGACTGGTGA
- the rpmG gene encoding 50S ribosomal protein L33: MAKDKDVRPIIKLKSTAGTGYTYVTRKNRRNDPDRMVLKKYDPRIRKHVEFREER; encoded by the coding sequence GTGGCAAAGGACAAGGACGTACGTCCGATCATCAAGCTCAAGTCGACCGCTGGCACGGGTTACACCTACGTCACGCGCAAGAACCGTCGTAACGACCCGGACCGCATGGTTCTGAAGAAGTACGACCCCCGCATCCGTAAGCACGTCGAATTCCGAGAGGAGCGCTAA
- a CDS encoding FecCD family ABC transporter permease, which yields MTTSTTAAGPGHALSSPSSRPAQRERTLKAPRAAGRRAAWLLAAVVVLVLVSAVSLAVGARGLPLETVWGALARFDPANGNHAVVHARIPRTVLGLLAGGALGLAGAAMQGVARNPLADPGIMGVNAGAALAVVTGIYVFGISSLTGYIWFAFIGAAAAAALVYLVASLGRDGATPVKLALAGAALSAGLYSLMNVILVSSQDTLDRFRFWQVGGIAGRDWSVVLPGVPFLILGAGIVLATGRILNSLALGDDIARGLGQRVGLVRGITALGIVLLCGSATALAGPIGFVGLVIPHAVRFLTGPDYRWILPFSLVLAPVLLLSADILGRVVLLPGEVPAGIMTALVGAPVFVWLVRRGKGAGL from the coding sequence ATGACAACAAGTACGACGGCGGCGGGTCCGGGCCATGCTTTGAGCTCGCCTTCCAGCCGTCCCGCCCAGCGCGAACGGACACTTAAGGCCCCGCGGGCAGCCGGAAGGCGTGCCGCGTGGCTGCTGGCCGCCGTCGTCGTACTTGTTCTTGTTTCAGCAGTATCGCTGGCCGTCGGCGCCCGCGGGCTTCCCCTCGAAACCGTGTGGGGGGCGCTGGCCCGGTTCGATCCGGCCAACGGCAACCACGCTGTGGTCCACGCCCGCATCCCGCGCACTGTCCTGGGACTGCTCGCCGGCGGGGCCCTGGGCCTGGCGGGAGCCGCCATGCAGGGCGTGGCCCGCAATCCGCTGGCCGATCCCGGCATCATGGGAGTCAACGCCGGAGCCGCGCTGGCCGTGGTCACCGGAATCTACGTCTTTGGGATCTCCTCGCTGACCGGCTACATCTGGTTCGCGTTCATCGGCGCTGCGGCGGCCGCCGCCCTCGTTTACCTGGTCGCCTCGCTGGGCAGGGACGGTGCGACGCCGGTGAAGCTCGCCCTCGCCGGTGCCGCCCTCAGTGCCGGACTGTACTCGTTGATGAACGTCATCCTGGTCTCGAGCCAGGACACCCTGGACCGGTTCCGGTTCTGGCAGGTGGGCGGCATTGCCGGGCGCGACTGGTCCGTGGTGCTGCCCGGGGTGCCGTTCCTCATTCTTGGCGCAGGCATCGTGCTGGCAACGGGCCGGATCCTCAACAGCCTCGCACTGGGCGACGACATAGCCCGCGGCCTCGGCCAGCGGGTTGGCCTGGTCCGCGGCATCACCGCCCTGGGCATCGTGCTGCTGTGCGGTTCCGCCACGGCACTGGCCGGGCCAATCGGCTTTGTGGGGCTCGTCATTCCCCATGCCGTCCGATTCCTCACGGGACCCGACTACCGCTGGATCCTGCCGTTTTCCCTCGTTCTGGCGCCGGTGCTCCTGCTGTCCGCCGACATCCTGGGCCGCGTGGTCCTCCTGCCCGGCGAAGTCCCGGCAGGCATCATGACGGCCCTCGTCGGCGCTCCGGTGTTCGTGTGGCTTGTCCGCCGCGGGAAGGGGGCCGGGCTGTGA